The Quercus robur chromosome 3, dhQueRobu3.1, whole genome shotgun sequence DNA segment CTCCTTCCAGGAAAACAAACTGACCTTATCAACCAAGTTGCCGCTGCTGCAAAGGGCCCGGTTATTCTTGTACTCATGACTGCAGGAGGTGTCGATATCTCTTTCGCTAAGACTAACCCCAAAATTAAAGCCATTCTTTGGGTTGGATATCCTGGAGCGGAAGGCGGTCGTGCCATTGCAGATGTTGTTTTTGGGCAATACAATCCAGGTAAACAAACATTCTACAATAATTATGTaaggtttttgaaaaatatagagCAAAAAAAGAgtatagagagaaaagagaatacaaggattGCATGGTTTAACCTAAAGGACTACGTACACAGGAGAAGGCCTTCACAATTACATCTTCACTATAATCTCAAATCATCAGTTAAAATGAACCCTAAGCAGTGTTTAAATAAGGATCAGGAGGTAGGGTTAGGTATACATAGGTTTGCAATATACACAAATATATTATCTCTAACTAATTAATAATAAGCCAATGCATGCATAACTAATCttcttcaattaatttttacacCATCCCATTAGATTAATCATGTCAAGtcgttctttcttttttaatcctttcaaatttaatttgttatgacTAATCAATTAAGCATAATTATGTCTATATATGATAGCTCTATGATTATATATTGTTATTCACGTATTATTTCACATTATACATGCAATCATTAACAACACTcacacatataaatataaattatgttGCAGCTGGAAGATTGCCCATCACGTGGTATCAAGCCGATTATATTAACAAGCTACCCCTAACATCCATGCAATTTAGGCCAGATGATAGCCAAGGCTACCCGGGACGAACATACAAATTCTTCAATGGCCCCACAGTCTTCCCTTTTGGTTTTGGTCTCAGCTACACAAAATTCAATTACACCTTAAATGCCACAGTGCCTTCACTGTCCGCAAAATTGCAGAGATTTACACACTGCCATGATCTAAATTATATGGCTAACAAGACCAAGCCTACTTGCCCAGCAATTTTAGTAAGCGACTTGCAATGCGGCGAGTATATTGAGTTAACTCTTGTAGTCCAGAATGTGGGTGGAAAAGTTGGGAGTGAAGTTGTCTTGGTTTACTCCAAGCCCCCAGATGGTATTACCGGTACTTTTCTTAAGCAGTTGATTGGTTTCCAGAGGGTTTACATAGCGGCTGGTGCGAGCCAAGAAGTTAAGTTTGTGTTCAATGGTTGCAAGAGCTTGGGCATTGTAGACAACGCTGGTAATAATATTTTGCCTTTCGGTGGGCACACCATTATAGTTGGAGATGGTGTAGCTTCTTTTCCGGTTCAAGTCACATTTCATAATTAGGGCCAacctattttgtttttttttttttttagaatattaaagCAATCCTAAAGAGAGGAATGCTTGTCATAAAAATGCTTGATTTTTTAAgggtattgttttttttttctcttaacaTTTTGTAATAAAGCTCATGATTTTTtgtaaacatatattttaacaaagtttatgattttttgtaaaaatttaattggTATTAATGATGCTGTCCCTTTAAATTCATTGTTCATTCCATACGGCCTATGCAttattcaaaaggaaaaatatgtgTTGACACTTCTTTACCTCCACTATTTTACATCGATATCAATTCTAATGTGGGAATGTCCACGTTTCAGCACATGAAATTAGATGTAAAAAAAccaatgtaaaaaatatatattataagaatataaatccttattcaaaattttcatggaTTTTTTCATTTGTGCACgatgcaaataaaaaaaaaaaaagatgtgttAAAAGCCAATACATGCATACAAGACAAAATACAATAAAGATAGCAAGAGCAgacttcttttctctctccacttAGCGTTTTGTTTATTTCCGGTTACTCATGTTGCAGTTATTACATATAAATTGTTACACACAGATTTATACacatcttattttttaattgaaattgtgaTTTGAATTCATGAATTTAAACTTGGAAATAATAACTTTAAGTCataatttcaattcaaaaataagatatatgtaaaattgtgtaaTAGTTTAGGTGCAATCCTCTCTATGTTCCAAACAACATCATTTGATGCACAGCTTCTgcaacttttcatcttctcctGCACATCCTCCTCCTTTTCCATCTTCCTTCATTAATCTAGCTTATcgttactctctctctctcttaactaGATGCCTTTTTGTATGGCATCCCTCACTGCCTCTATACTGCCTTCAATCTTCTCTGCGTTAACACCACACGAATGAAATTCCACATCCAATCAAACCCAATATTCATTCCCTCATTCCCAAAGCAAAGTCCCATCATTTGAAACGTGGAGTAAACAAAATTTTGTCCCATCATTTTAGAAATGGGTTGTTTACCGCTATCAAAGCAAAGCACAATGAAACCTACCATCTAGGTAGAAAACGTAGCCTTACAAAGTCTTGGTATACCATATATCGAAACATGAAGTGGTGTTCCAACCTTTAAAagtcaatattaaaaaataaaaaaataaagatagcaTTTGTTTACTAATTGAATTTTACCACCACAATTATCTAGAGATTATTTTGAACAGCTTCCCACacatcataaattcataatagtCAAAGACTATGGCTGAGCATGGTGGATGATCATCCACCATGCTCAACCATAGTCTTTTTGTATTCCCTGCCACTCATTCCGTACTTGTGTCAGCTTCGGCCATCCATGCGCTTCTACTTCCCAATCCCGAGATAAGTAACAATTCTCTTATGCCCCCTGTAAAAGGTATACTTGATGGTCTTCCTATGGAATTGAAGAAGAGAAGTAACCTTCGGGTTACGTCCGTGTACGATGCCCACAATAACTGCAAAGCAAGGTAAAAATCCTGAAAGTTGTCAATTGATAACAGATCAATGCTGAGAGTTTCCCTTATCCCCTCAATTTTCATCTCCTGAATATGATATTCATCTTTATCATCCCTCTGCTAATGATAATTAAGTCTAATTTATGCCCAGGACATGAATGGAGTGAAGACATTAGCTTCAAAGTCccaatatatataattcagTAGTTGAGGTGgagagatttgaaccctagatgaTATTGTTTATGCTATAATGTAGTATTTTATATGCTTTGATCACATAAAAGGTGCATCCAACGtaggtttttaaaataaataaataaataagtgatgGAATTCATTGTGCATGCTACGTGCAATGTGACTtattaaaagccaaaaaaaaaaaaaaaaatacttatgtGTGTCAAAAGGAACTTTggggttttctattttttatttttgaaatgcaaaTAATGgtaaaatatgagagagagagagagagagaatgataaGGCTAGGACccaaaaaatatacatatttgcaaatatacaaaataatagTTTTAGTATTCATATTTTGGTGCTAGCATTATCTTCTCCTCACTATATTAGAGTgtagaaaaggaaaatttgtgACCCACACAAATTGCCATGTCATACCATCAAGTCCATGTAATACGCTTAAAGCGGTCAATTACATACAAGATGTTACATGCTAATTAGTGTGTCCCACTATCAATATTCATAGGTCAATGGAAATATTCCGAGTGTCATCGaatagaaattattaaaaataaaataaaataacagcAAATCACATGTCAACACATGTTGATATCTTATTTAAAGTCACATAAGTAATCTAAATTAATGTTGCcatgtgttattttaaattaagacATTTTGGCTATTCAAATGACACGTATCGTGTGTCCCTTGGAGAACAAGACTTAAATCTCTCCATTTAAATTATGACACATGTCACCATTGGAGTTGTTCATATACCATTAAACATTCTCAagactcctataaatagaagctcTCATGAGTCTCATAGGAGCATATTCAAAAGTCTTGAAACTCTGTAGAATATTCGAAGAACATTAATCCCTCAAAGCCTTAAAGTTCTTCTGGAAACAAGCTCCAAAGCCTTTGAGCCTCTAAGAATTTCAACTTTTGAAACACTATCAAATTAAGCTCCAAAAGTTCTAATTGAATCAAGCTCCAAGCcctcaaaaaactacaaaagacTCCAAATTAGTGAAACTCTACGAATTCAAGCCTCAAAGAACTTTCATTCCAAATCTTCAAAGACTATGAGCATTCTAAGAACACACAAAGACTATGAAGAACGGAAATTCTCTAATTAGTAATTGCACATCTAGAGATTCATTGCAATCTCATTCTAAAGTTCATTCAATCAACTTTTCAACCAAAGTAGAATATTTTGTGTTCGAATCAAGATTGCACTGGCACAATACTTGAAACATATACTTTTTCATGAAGATCAAATCAAATGATTATTATGTTGCAATATAATCTAGTTACAGAGAATTGTAACCACTCATTcaacaatacaaaaatacatttgtgaaactatttttaattgtttgatttccaaacttaaaattttgtatttacaTAAAGTTCACAAATATATAACATCATTGAACAAATTTGTAACTTCAAATTGGgataaatggaaaattttgacataaaaaaaaaaaaaaaaaaaaaaccctcttagCACTAATTGTTCTAGTGTTCTTGAACCAATACAAGGAACTTCCAAAATTTAACAAATACCacttttagattttaatttttatgtttttgttatgttttctATGTTTTTAACAATGAAAGTGGGAGGTGGGTTACAGAAGACTAACAAATGTGAACTCACGAGTCTAACCACAAGTGGGTTTACTAAAATTTgccttttatattatattattttaagataaaaataCTTATTGGTCCCTCTTAGTTTTGTTCCCTTACATTTTGTAAGCGCACCGCCTTGCAATTGTAGGTTTCATGATCcgctttctcttttctttaggaGCTATCACGTAGTTTAGGTCCAAGAACCAAAATGGAGGTCTACGTATCAAAAATTAGGTCTGGAGTTAAGGTACCTAAACCCACCTGACCTATGGGCCAGCCTTTACTAATGTCTATGCCACATTTAAGTAAGAAAATTATCAACTATGCCCAACGTTCTAATAATGCAATAATTACACTAAAGAAAACACACAGTGCAAATATCTCATCACATCATGacataaaaggaaacaaattcaaataaaagcgATTAACTTAAATCAAGTCAAATCAATTCTTAACAGCCTAATTAATCAGCAATAAAATCAGACAAATCAATTCATGCTTTAAAAGCAAGACATCCTATTCCAAACATGCCAAATATATTATGGAGAAGTCAATTAGAGCAAATCATGATTAGCAATTAAGAAATATCTTCTAACCTATTGAAGTCAAACAAAATaactaaacataaaatatatcaaagaatcaaattaaacaattaaagcAACAATTAAAACACATATTCAACATTTTATGGGTCAAGATGCGTACGCATAGAAGAGGCTACGTATGCAGGTTTGCAAGCTTGTGTACATACCTTTTTAACTATGCATGTGCATCTTGATACAAAAACacaattacaaaattatattcCACATTCGAATTAGCACATACTTTAATATATAAAGTCATCCACTTATTGAGAATAAGATAAAACATGAAAATCAAAAGTAAGAAATCAAAATTTACTCCTAACCATGagttatatatatctaaaatttacTCAAGAgccacaaaacacaaaataaagcaTGTTAATCAATTCATATATCTAATTATGTTCATTCAACTCTCAGCTTATAATAAAATACAacacatcaaattaaaaaaagggagaaatcaAATAGTAATCTTAAACATGAATAGAATCCAAGGTtacataagaaaaataaaacataaacaaaGCGGATCACAAGTTCGAAGCATATAACCGGCCCCTCACtgcctacaaaaaaaaaaaaaaaaaaaaaaaaatcgaatgAGATTCAAAGGGATTAAAGGATTCAATAGCACTTGGATATtcacaaatcaaaataaaagatgttcttgaaaagctcttttgaaaaataattttttatgaaaataactCTTTGAGGTAGGTTTTACAGATTGAAAATTTGGATGTGAAGATTTTTCTTAAGAATACAAGATTATGATGGAGAACATAAGAAAATAATCTCTCTCTAATAGTATTTCATAaaggttttgaaaaattaattagtcTAAGAAATGAAAACTAGTTTCTGCACTAAGACCACTAGAGAGAggttttaaagaactaaaaaacaTGCATAGTGAAGAGAAGAAGGTTTTTAGAAGAGTGGTGGTAAAAAATACTCTCTCTCTAGCATCCCTTGGATTGGAAGCATAAAGGTGTATTTATAGGTTGAAACTAGGGTTTTCGAAGTCTTTTCAAGGGTTCTAGAGGCGTCCTCCAAACATTGGAGTGATTGGATAGCTAAATATGGAATTTTGTGACTTGGAAATCAAGCTAAGTACGCAGGTTGAAGCTTGTGTATGCAAGTTCACTTAGAACCTTACTTTCTTGACAACACTGATGCCCGAAATTCAAACAGTCATAACTTACtcattttaaatccaaattatgcaaaatttgtgttcaaattgaatcCCAAGATGTCTAATTTTCAATGCAATgtcacaaattaaaattttatttcatagttCGAAATTTATGGTCAAAATAGTGAGCGAATGTCATTTTTCAACATTATTTTCAAAGGCAATTTTAAGTggttttgagttgtgattactttcaaactatcaaaataacttcaattaccCTTAGTTGACATATGTTAAGCTCATAATTGGGGCTAGGGACTAAAGGTAATTAACAGTataaaatgaggtgtctacacaATTTAAAACTTTCAATTTACATTCACCCATTCATCTCcttcatatatttttgttatattcttAACCCGTTtatattaaaaccaaaaaaaaaaaaaaaaaaaaaacaacaacaacaacaacaatagtgAATAGACACTCAAATTTTACTGCCTCCCCCAAATCAAGTAATGCCAAAACTTTATTCCTCCCTTCACTATTCAATTAAACCACCTATAGACACCTCTTTTTGTacccatttaataaattttagtcaTCAGTCCAAATGATGAGTTTTACATGTCAACAAAAggtaattgaagttattttgatagtttagaAGTAATCACAAATCAAAAGTGCTCAAATTACTTTGAAAACAATACTAAAAAATGACCTTTACTCACTATtttgaccataacttttgatccacaaTGAAATTTTTAGTGATGTTTGAttcattggaaagtagacaCCATGGAATTCAATCTGAACATAAATTTTACCTAATTTGGATTTATATTGAGTAAGTTATGACCGTTTGAATTTAGGCCAACTGAGCaaacaaaattagggttttttaagGAGCATGTGTACGCATGAATCAAGTATGCACACGCATGCCCAAGCATGCGTACACAAACTCATTTCCAAAACCTCATAACATCAATTTTTAAGGCCCAAAGCCTCTCTCTTTGATGGGCCCGGCCCCTAGACCCTTGGGAACGTCTAAAACCCTCTAAATGAGTTTAAAAACTCtagttttaatatataaatacaacCTTATGCATCCAAACTCAAACGCTAGCTAGAGAGAGACTCTTTTTCACTAAAAATCATCCAAGAACACACTCATCTCTGAATCTTCTGCACTCACAGACACCAAGCACATTTTTGGTTCTTCAAAACCTCTCTTTATTACTCATTAGGGCAGAAACTATTGATCTCATTCTAAGACACGTTTTTTAAACATTCTTTCTAAagcttttattttgagttgtgattacctaTAAACTATTGAATCCTTTgatttaatttggatttttataaCTTGTATTCTTGTTGTTCTTAATTGATTTATATGTTATACATGTTTAGAAATatgatttgatttgtttggttttgatttgttgtGTTTCACCATATTTTGATTGGAGAGTTGAATGATTGGATATATTGATAAGcatgttttgatgtgttaagTGTTGCTCTTGTTTTTTGTTAGATCCAATGAATGTTTAgtaatagattttattttgtttatctttaatatcttttttgttaacttaggttgtttagttttgtaTTAGAAGTACGATAGGGTTTGttaaattgttgttttgttgttaTTCTGAAACAGTGTTTTTTGGCGTGTATGCATGCGCGTGCTTCATAAACCAAACAACGtactattacattacaataaTGTGCATCACATTAAGGTCACATTAAAAACATAACACTGTCAAGCCTTGCCTTATTCAGACTGTTTGGCATCTTACTCACAACTTTCATCTACACCTACTGTCCACCCACCTAAAATATACAGACCAAATTgacaaataaaaacaagagtAATTCTACGGATATAAACAATTTGACAATCATTTTTACACCAGATGAGTTGGCAAGTTTTTACTGATTCTCACCTAAGTCCACCATCACTTTTTACTACTACAAACAATCTGCCATAACAAtaagtgtcaaattttttgaGTCTCTAGACTTTAAGTAAAAATCTAAATAGaactaatatttatttttgcctTCATATTAGATATTGGATCATAAGCATTATACTTTGGAGATCATTTCGTTCACCTTGATGTGCTTATGATATGCCATTAATATGATGCACATTACCTTAAAGTCACGTACTCACATTAAAGTGTTTGCCATAAGTAACGTAAGATCACCTGCATTTATAAAAGTGATGTAATGAagatgatataatatattttgtaaatataaattacggtaatattaaaaaaattaaatgaaccaAACACTATAATGTGACATTAAAGTAATGTGCATCACATCAAAAGTTTTGATAAATACTAAAGGCAAGTTTCATCATTtgttttaaactattttatgaTGTATTATAATCtttactttttaatataaaaaagttgGTCTTTCCCGATGTACATTCTGACATgtaccttaaattttttttttattcatttacatttaccatcaattttcttattattcaattttgattatatattgaaatattttctttagttgCCAGAAAAGCTTcaataaaattgtgtataaatatcattgggaaggaaattttcaGGAGAGAGAAGGCTATATTATTCTTCTAGTCAACTTGAAAAGAATGTGGCTTCACTGCAATTCATATCAGCTTCAGATGAAAGTTGCAATCTTGCTTTCTTCAAATGCAAATTTAAAGAATccaacatcatatatataagCCTGCCTTCAGGATGATCTCTATGTTCAACTGTAAATATATGAGTCTTCCCTTTTACTTGAACGAGGCTTTGTCCAGGAGATTTTCTCACTTTGTTAGATTTCATCATTGTTCTTATTGCCGCAACCCCATCCCACCTTCCTTTTGATGCATATATGTTAGCCATCTCCGCATATGGAACCGCCACCTGGGGCTCCAATTCAAAGAGAAGATGTGACACATAttcaccaatctctacattACAGTGAACCTTGCAAGCACCAAGCAATGCACCCCATATGCCCGCATCAGGCTTGATAGGCATGAGGTGAATGAACTCCAGTGCTTCCTTTAGTTTTCCTCTTCGTCCAAGAAGATCTACCATACAGGAATAATGGTCTACTCCAggatttatattatattttctagtcATCATACCAAAGTACTCCCACCCTTTCTCAAGCAAACCTCCATGACTACAAGCTTGAAGAGCAGCAAGAAATGTAATGTGATTTGGTTTCAATCCCAACTCCACCATTTGAGAGAAAAGGTTCAAAGCTTTTGTAAATTCTCCATTTAAAGCACAACCTGCAATCATAGTTGTCCAAGAGACAAGACTTCTCACAGGAATGGCATAGAAGAGATCTCGAGCGTCATTTATACAACCACACTTTGCATACATGTCAATGAATGCATTGCAAATGATTAGATTATCTTTTAATCCATTTGACATAGAATAGTTATCAATCCATTTTCCAAGCTCAAGTGCCCCTATTTGTCCACAACCTGAGATCAAAGAAAGCATGGTAACTAAATCTGGTATATCACCAGCGGCTTCCATGGCATTAAACAAGGTCAATGCCTCATTCATATCCCCTTTTTCAGCATAACCACTAATCATAACAGTCCATGAAACACAAGTTCTATCAGACATGCTGTCAAACAAAAATCTTGCAGAATCCACATCTCCACACTTGGAGTACATAGAGACAAGAGTATTGACCACACATATATAGAGATCACAGCCCAATTTGATTCCATGAGAATGAATCAGCATACCTTGAAATAGTGCCTCCGGTTGCACACATGATGAAAGTAGACTAACAATGGTGCTTAAATCAGGTCTAAATCCTTCATGCAGCATGCATTTGTAATAATTAACAGCGCCAAAGAAATTCGCAAAATTTGCACACCCTGCAATCATGGAGTTCCAGGAGACAACAGTCCTTGTAACTATGTCAATTTCATTAAATACCACCTCTGCCAACCCCAAGTCACCGCATTTGGCATACGCAGCAATCCAAGTGTTAGCAAGCAGAACATCAACATCTATGCCAATTTGAATTGCAAACGAATGAAGTGATTTCACCAATTTCAAACTCTTTGTATGCAAAACTGCCCGAGTTAACCCCATGACTGTAACCGAGTCAGGCTGAATCCCTGAAAACCTCATATCATGCAAAAGATGTGACACTCTATCAAGAAAACCCGATTGAGCAAACCCATGAAGTATTGCATTCCAAGAAGCCACATCCCTCATGGACATCCTCACAAACAAATTGTACGCATCATCTAACTGATTGCATTTGACATACATGTCAACCATTGCTGTCTGCACAAAGACATCGGACCAAAATGGAGATTTCATGACATGGCTGTGAATGATTTGGGAACATTTGAAATTGGAGACCTTGGTACACGCTTTTGCTAGAAAGGGGAATGTCCAATTGTTTGGTTCCACGCCATTTTGCTTCATTTGACAGAAGAGAGTGAGGGCTTTGTGAGCATAACCATGGTTCACAGCTTCTCTGATGCTGGAGTTCCATTGACTGATGGTTGAGAAATTCAAAAACTGGTTGAGAAAGGGAGTAACAGGATGTTTGACCATTTCTCATTGTTTTGGTGGTGCAGAAAGATTAATGTGGAACACAACTGTGATGATGCACTTTCTCTTGGACCCTGCTTACAGCCATATAATGATAGAATTAAAATGAATTCACATAGATAGAATTCCAATTAAAAGATTTGCAACTTCAATTCACCTGCTTGAAATAAACAGGAAATCaacaaaattcaattcaattaatTACATTTCAACATCAATgctaattttataaaaagacCTTCTGATACTGAAATCAATATAGGTTT contains these protein-coding regions:
- the LOC126717879 gene encoding pentatricopeptide repeat-containing protein At4g19191, mitochondrial-like, whose translation is MVKHPVTPFLNQFLNFSTISQWNSSIREAVNHGYAHKALTLFCQMKQNGVEPNNWTFPFLAKACTKVSNFKCSQIIHSHVMKSPFWSDVFVQTAMVDMYVKCNQLDDAYNLFVRMSMRDVASWNAILHGFAQSGFLDRVSHLLHDMRFSGIQPDSVTVMGLTRAVLHTKSLKLVKSLHSFAIQIGIDVDVLLANTWIAAYAKCGDLGLAEVVFNEIDIVTRTVVSWNSMIAGCANFANFFGAVNYYKCMLHEGFRPDLSTIVSLLSSCVQPEALFQGMLIHSHGIKLGCDLYICVVNTLVSMYSKCGDVDSARFLFDSMSDRTCVSWTVMISGYAEKGDMNEALTLFNAMEAAGDIPDLVTMLSLISGCGQIGALELGKWIDNYSMSNGLKDNLIICNAFIDMYAKCGCINDARDLFYAIPVRSLVSWTTMIAGCALNGEFTKALNLFSQMVELGLKPNHITFLAALQACSHGGLLEKGWEYFGMMTRKYNINPGVDHYSCMVDLLGRRGKLKEALEFIHLMPIKPDAGIWGALLGACKVHCNVEIGEYVSHLLFELEPQVAVPYAEMANIYASKGRWDGVAAIRTMMKSNKVRKSPGQSLVQVKGKTHIFTVEHRDHPEGRLIYMMLDSLNLHLKKARLQLSSEADMNCSEATFFSS
- the LOC126717882 gene encoding beta-xylosidase/alpha-L-arabinofuranosidase 1-like, with the translated sequence MFDVGLDLDCGAYYPKYLGNAVNQGKVRESNIDEALQNLYIVLLRAGYFDGLPAYKALGKNDICTNRSIELATQVAREGITLLKNDGPTLPLNTATFKTLAVVGPHANSTVAMIGNYAFDPRNPGSPCRYTSPIDGFSTYGKVNYAAGCGDVKCRDASLIPPAVEAAKTADATIIVTGLDLSIEAEGLDRLDLLLPGKQTDLINQVAAAAKGPVILVLMTAGGVDISFAKTNPKIKAILWVGYPGAEGGRAIADVVFGQYNPAGRLPITWYQADYINKLPLTSMQFRPDDSQGYPGRTYKFFNGPTVFPFGFGLSYTKFNYTLNATVPSLSAKLQRFTHCHDLNYMANKTKPTCPAILVSDLQCGEYIELTLVVQNVGGKVGSEVVLVYSKPPDGITGTFLKQLIGFQRVYIAAGASQEVKFVFNGCKSLGIVDNAGNNILPFGGHTIIVGDGVASFPVQVTFHN